The Caldisericum exile AZM16c01 region TTGAATTCCTGGAATTCCAGCAACATTTGCAATTTCATGTGGGTCAACTATTGCAGTGGTTGTCCCAAGTGGCACAACAGCCTTTGCAAACTCTGTTGGTATAAGCATGGTGCTTTCAATATGCATATGAGAATCAATAAAAGAAGGGGAAACAAAAGCACCATCAACATCAAAAACGGTGTTAGCCTCATCGTATCCACCTATACCGGCAATTACTCCTTCAGCGATTGCAACATTTCCTTCAACAATTGTTTCGTTAAATACATTCACTATTTTTGCATTCTTAATTAGTATATCTGCCGCTTTCCTTCTCCTTGCAACATCAATAATATTTGAAAGTTTTCTTCTATCAAGTTCCATGACTAAAACCGCCTCCAGAAATTCTTTGCAATTTCTTGTGATTTTCTTGATACCTCAATCTCGTCAATGTGTGTAAGTTTTTGGTCTTTTACCAATAACCTACCATGAACGAAAACGTCTCTTACAGAGTTTTCCCTAATGCCGAAAATAAGATGGAAGAAGAAATTGTCTTCATTTAGCGGAGTTGGAGGATTGTAGTCAAGCACAACAAGATCCGCATATGCTCCTTCTTTTATGACACCCACAATTTTATTAAAGAAACGATTTGCAACCGAAGCATTATTTTCAAACAGCATTCTTCTTGCAAGATCACTTCCTACTCTCGGGTCTTTATAGTGAAGTTTAGGCAATATATACGCAACTTTTACTGATTCTATCATTGAAGGCGTGTAACCATCAGTTCCAAGTCCTATTAAAATACCTTTCCTATCCATTTCAAGAATTGGAGCAACACCTACTCCATTGTTCATATTAGACTCTGGATTATGAATAACAGTTGTATGAGTTTCATTTAAAATATCAATTTCAACATCATTTATATTAATACAGTGAATTGCGAGTGTATCTTTTTTAAGTATTCCGAAATCTTTCAATCTTTCTACGGTTCTCTTATTTGAAACTTTTAAGGCGCTTTCTACATCTTCAATACCTTCCGCAACATGAATATGAAACCCAACATTTAGAGAGTTTGCTATACTTGAGACTCTCTCAAGTGTTTCATCTGAAAGCGTAAAGGAAGCGTGTAATCCAAAAAGCGCATTGAAGAAATCTCTATCTTTTTCCTTTTTAATGTATCTTTCATTTTCCCTTATTGACTGCTCAGATAATTCTTTACCCCATCGATCTGAGGTTTCGAATGCAAGCACTCCTCTTATACCGACATCTCTTAAAGCATTTTCTACAATATCAAGAGAACCATCTATAAGTCCAAATGAGGCATGATGGTCAATAATAGTGGTCGTGCCAGATTTCAGTCCTTCAATTGCAGGCATTAAAGCACTATAATAGATTTCCTCTTCAGAAATTAGGAGTTTATCAAGTTTCCACCAAATCTGCTCAAGAATTTCTTTAAATGAATAGGGACTCGCTCCGCCAAATCCGAAACCTCGTGCAAAAGTGCTATAAAGGTGCATGTGAGTGTTTATAAAACCTGGAATTACATATCTATTTTCAAGGTCGTATAGTTCTGCATCTTTATACTTAGAAGTGATCTGCTGGGTTGTTCCCACATCGAAAATTACACCATCGTCAATTGCGATAGCACCATTTTCAATATATGGTCGGTCTTTGTCTAAAGTTATAATTTTTCCGTTGTAAAGAACCTTCATTTAATCCTCCTCCTTATATGATTTCTATGTGATAGTCCTCAAGTACTACTCTTGGCTCACTTTTAATAAATTCCACTACCTTTGATAGTGTGCTAAAAAGATGTGACCTTTCCGTGTTTACACTAACAACTGTTATATAAACATCCTTCCAGGAGTCAACACTTTCTTCTGCAATAGATACGTTAAAATTGTTACGTAATTTTTTAAATAGGCTTTGAGTTACTTGCCTTTTATCTTTAAGTGAAAAAGAATCAGGAACTACAAACTTAATATTACAAATACCAACCTGCATTAGAAATAGGCAGATTCTGTCTCTTTATCAAAAACGTGAATGTTTCTTAGATCAACATATAACTCAACAATATCGCCCATCGTATAGTCTGCGTTTGCAGATGCACGTGCGATTGCAAGAGTACCATTCAATTTAAAGTGTAAGAAAGTTTCAGATCCCATAAGTTCAACAAAATCAATTGGTGCCTTTAAATGTTCAACAAAAGGTTTCATATTCTCGAGCAATTCCTCCTTGGGGAAAATATCTTTTGGTCTTATTCCAAGGATAACTTCACGTCTTCTTAGATTTGCAGATTCCAATAGTTTTGCATGATCTTTTAAGAGTTTAAGTTTAAAATCAGAACCTTTTAATATAAGGTCTTCGCCCTCTTTTTCGACAGTTACGTTAAAGAAATTCATAGGAGGTGTGCCTACAAACCCTGCAACAAATTTGTTTGCTGGCTTATCGAAAACTTCCTTAGGTGTCCCTATCTGTTGCACTTTTCCTTTATTCATTACTACAACTCTGTCGCCGAGAGTCATTGCCTCAACTTGGTCGTGCGTCACATAAATTGTCGTAACACCAAGTCTCTCATGTAACTTGATAAGTTCACCCCTTGTTTGCACTCTGAGTTTTGCATCCAGGTTTGAAAGAGGCTCGTCCATAAGGTAAACTTTTGGGTCTCTTACAATCGCTCGGGCAAGTGCAACCCTCTGTCTCTGACCACCTGAAAGTTCCTTAGGTTTTCTTTCAAGAAGATTCTCAAGACCTAACATTTGTGCAACTTCTTTTACTTTTTTGTCAATTACATCTCTTGGAACTCTCCTCAATTCAAGTCCAAAAGATATATTTCTATACACGTTCATATGAGGATAAAGAGCATAATTTTGGAAAACCATTGCAATGTCACGATCCTTCGGTGGAATATCATTGACTAATTTACCTCCTATATAGACTTCTCCGGACGTAACTTCCTCAAGTCCTGCAACAATTCTAAGTGTGGTTGTTTTTCCACATCCCGAAGGTCCAAGTAGCACTAAGAATTCTCCATCTTTTACATCAATGTTTACATTGTCAACTGCGACTACGTTGCCAAATTTTTTTGTAACGTTAACCAATTTTACGTCAGCCATTGTTTCACCTCTCCTATTTTTTACATTTTGTAATAAATGCAATGTTATGTATACTATTATAGTATATTTTTATTAAAAATACAAAATAAATTGAGGTTAAAAATGCAAAATAAACTATTTTTATGGCTTCACATGCACCAACCAGATTATTTAGATTCCTTAACAGGAAAAATTATTCTACCTTGGGTTAGAAGACATGCACTTAATGGCTATTATTCTGTTCCATCAATGCTTCTAAAAAGTGAGTTTAAGGCAAACATTAATTTTTCAGGAATTCTTATAGAGCAAATAAAACAATACCAAGATGGCGAGAAAGACGTTTACCAAGTTTATGAAGATGCAGAACCTGAAAGTTTAAGTGAAAGTGAAATAAATTTTATATTCAGGAGATTTAAAACACCTTATTCTTTTAAAAACAAGCGTTTCGATTACTTAAAAGAAAAATTTTCTAAAGGAGAAAAATTATCATCCCAAGAAATTCTTGATTTTCAAGTTATTTTTAAGTTATCTGCTTTCGCTCAAATTGATGAGGAAATAATCGAATTGAGGAATAAAGGTATGAATTTTACAAAACAAGATAAAGAAGTTCTTATCAATCTTGAAAAGAAGATTATACATAGCCTTTTCGATATTTACAAGGAATTAATTAAAAGAAACCAAATTGAAATAACGGTTACACCATATTATCATCCAATAATTCCGCTTCTTCTTGACTTAAATTCTGCAGTTAAAAGCAAAAAAGATGCAAAAATCCCTAATTTGCAATCAAATTTATATGAAGATGCAAAAATACACATAGACAAGGCTCTAAGTATAGGTTTTGACACCTTTAACATACAAATTAATGGAATGTGGCCTGCAGAGGGAAGTATATCTGAAGAAACAGTCATCTTATTTAAAAACTCAAAAATTAAATGGATCGGAAGTGACGAAACCCTTGTAAGATCACTTGGTTTAGGACAGGGGGTTTACAACTATAAAGATGTTACCTTATTCCTGAGAAATCATTCTGTTTCTGATAAAATTGGCTTTATGTACAATAAAATGAAACCTAGCGATGCAGTAGCCGACCTGAAACATGAACTTGAAAAAAACGGTAATCTTATCCTTATCCTTGATGGAGAAAATCCATGGGAGTATTTTGAAAATTATGGTGCAAACTTCATGGAAGAATTATTTAAATCCTTCAGTGGAAAGGAAACTCTTCTTGGAAGTGAAGCAGAACCAATAAAAGAAATTAATTATTTTGTACCTGGCTCTTGGATAAACGGACATTTTGACACATGGATTGGAGATGAAGAAACTAATACTGCTTGGACTTACCTAATTGAGACACGCAAATTCGTCAACAATGATACCGCAAAAGAATTCATTTTGAAAGCACAAGCAAGTGATCACTTCTGGTGGTACAGTGATTTTCACAAGAATGAAATTAACTTTGATTTTGATTATCTTTTTAGAGGACATTTAATTAAAGCACTTTTGGAAAATAAAATCGATGTCAAACCATATTTGTATTACCCAATTAAAAGTTTCCCATAAGGAGGTTTAAATGCCAGAACTAAGAAGAGATCCAACAACAGGAAAATGGGTTATTATCGCTACAGAAAGAGCATTAAGACCAACTGATTTTAAAAGCGAAGAAGAGGTTTTAAAAGGTCCTGAAAACTGTCCATTTTGTGTCGGACATGAATCAATGACCCCCCCTGAAATTACTGCAATAAGAGAAGATGGATCATTTCCAAATGGTCCAGGGTGGGATGTACGTGTAGTACCAAACAAGTTTCCGGCATTAAAGGTGGAAGGAGAACTAAATCGTCATGGAAAAGGCATCTACGATGTTATGAATGGTATAGGAGCCCATGAAGTGATTATTGAATCAGGCGATCATTATAAATCTCTTGAATCTCTTCCACTTGACCAAGTTGAAAAAGTAATTTGGATGTTTAGAGAAAGGATGCTTGATTTAAGAAAGGACGTAAGACTTAAATATATTCTCGTCTTTAAGAACAAAGGAAGAAGGGCAGGCGCATCATTAGAGCACCCGCATTGTCAGTTAATTGCAACGCCTGTTTTACCAGATGTTGTCAAGCTTGAACTTGATATGGCCTTAAGATACTACCAGTATAAGGAAAGATGTATTTACTGCGATATCGTTCAGCAAGAACTTGAAGAGAAGGAAAGACTGATTGACGAAAATGAAAAGTTTATTTCAATTGTTCCATTTGCAGCAGCCGTTCCTTTTGAAATAATGATTCTTCCAAAAGAACACATTTCAGACTTTGGACAGATAAAAGCAAATGAAATTATAAAACTTGCAGAAATTCTTCAGAATTCTTTGAAAATGCTTGAAAAAGCAGTACCAAATGTTCCCTATAATTTCTATATTCACACATCACCCCTTGATAATCTGAATATCTCATACTACCACTTCCATATCCACATAGTCCCGAGGCTTACACAACTTGCTGGGTTTGAATGGGGATCAGGTTTTTATATTAATCCAATGATTCCAGAACAGGCAGCACAATTCTTAAGAAATGCTAAGGAGGAAAAACAGGCATGAATATAGGAATAGTTTCAAGCGAAGCAGTGCCATTTTCGAAAACAGGAGGACTTGCAGATGTTGCAGGAGCATTGTTTAAAGTGCTTTCAAGTATGGGAGAAACAGTTTACCTGTTTACTCCTTACTATAAGAAAACTAAAGAACTATTCAAACAATTTGAAAAAAGAATTCCATTCAAAGTTAAAATTTATGGAAAAGATGTTGAAGGGATTGCAAATGTAGTTGAATTTTACAAAAACGGAATCGCTGTCTTAATAGAACAGAACGAGTATTTTAACAGAGATAGTCTATACGGGGAAAAAGGGGTAGATTATCCCGATAATCCTTTAAGATTCGGATTTTTTGATAAGGCTGTTCTTGAAACTTTAAAGGTTTTAAACCTCAAAGTAGATGTGCTACATCTAAACGACTGGCAAACAGGACTTATTTCTCTTTTTGTTAAGGATAAACAACTACCATATAAAACCCTTTATACAATTCACAACCTTGCATATCAAGGAAATTTTGACTATGACTTTTTAAAGTTATTAGAAATTGATGAAAAATATTACTCAATTGATGGCGTTGAATTTTATGGAAAAGTGAGTTTCATGAAGGCAGGCATTGTATACTCTGATAAAATAAGCACTGTAAGTCCGACCTATGCAAAGGAAATTCTTACTGAGGAGTTTGGTGAAAGAATGGAAGGAATTTTAAAATCGAGAAAAAACAATCTTATAGGAATACTAAACGGTATTGATTACGAAATTTGGAATCCGCAAACAGACACACTAATTTATAAAAAGTTTGATTTAGACAATTTACAGGGTAAAAGAGAAAACAAAATTGAGTTCGTAAAAGAACTTGGGTTAAAAAGTATAGATGCACCACTTCTTGGAATGGTATCAAGAATTGCATCACAAAAGGGTTTAGATATACTTTCAGAGTCTCTAAAAGAGATTTTGAAAGAAGATGCAAATGTAGTAATTCTTGGAACTGGGGAAAAACCTCTTGAAGAAAAATTAAAGGCACTTTCAGACCTTTATCCAGAAAAATTCAAATTATTTTTAACGTTTGACGAAGCGCTTGCTCATAAGATATATGCTTCATCTGACTTCTTCCTCATGCCTTCAAAATATGAACCTTGCGGGTTAGGGCAGATGATTGCATTAAGATATGGAACACTTCCAATCGTCCATGAAGTGGGTGGATTAAAGGATACAGTTGATAACTATTCAGATATAACACAATGTGGAAATGGTTTTTCTTTCGAAGAATATTCAAGCGATGAGTTAACTTCAGCAATAAACAGAGCGCTTTCTATTTTCAAAAACAAAGATTTAATGTTAAAATTAATTAGGATTGGCATGAGCTGTAACTTTTCATGGGAACAATCAGCAATGAAATATTTAGAGATTTATAAGGAGCTATTAAATGCCAATTAAATTTGGTACATCAGGCTGGAGAGGAATAATTGCAGACGACTTTACTTTTGAAAATGTTAGGCTTGCTTCAGCGGGTATAGCCTACTACCTTAAGGAAATTGGTGCAAGATCAATTATTGTAGGATACGATACACGTTTCATGTCTGAGGATTTTGCAAAAACTTCAGCATCGGTTGTTGCTGCATACGGAATTGAAGTTTATTTTTCCCAATACGATATACCAACTCCTGTCGTTGCCTTCGAAATATTAGATAAAAATGCAGACGGAGGAATTAATATTACAGCGTCTCATAACGATTACATGTATAATGGCCTTAAATTTTCGAATAAAACAGGTGGACCTGCTCTTCCAGAAGAAACAAAGAGAATCGAGGAAATAACCAACCAAATAAAAGAAAATAAAGAAAAAATTCAGATAACTAACTTTGATGAGGCAGTTTCGAAAGGTTTAATTCACATTTTTGATAAAACAAACTACTTTGATAACTTACGAAAAATGGTCGACTTTGAAAAAATTAGAGAAAAACGTCTTAGAGTTGTTTATGAACCATTTTTCGGAACAGGAAGAAGATTTCTTCCGCCATTGATTCAAGATATTACTGATTTTGAAATGATTCACGGAGTGCGTGATCCACTTTTTGGAAAACTCCATCCAGAACCGATAGAAGAAAACCTTAAACCTTTGCAAGAAGCCGTTCTTAAAAAACAAGCAAATATTGGAATCTCTACAGATGGCGATGCAGACCGTTTCGGCTTTATAGATTCAGACGGTAGCTTCGTTCCCCCAAATATTATCCTATCAATTATTTACCATTACCTTCTTGATGTAAGAAAACTTAAAGGGAATGTTGTTAGAACAATTTCAACGACAACACTACTTGATAGAATCGCCCATGCACATGGTTTTGAAGCAATTGTTACACCTGTTGGTTTTAAGTACATAGGAGAAGCACTTTTTGAGAAAAAAGCAATTTTTGGAGGAGAAGAAAGTGGTGGTGCTTCGTTACAGGGATGGCTTCAAGAAAAAGACGGTATATTAATTGACACTCTTGTGCTCGAAATAATCTCTCACTACGGGAAAAGCCTTAGGCAATTAATGAACAATTTGTTCGAAAGATACGGCACGGTACATAATAAAAGGATAGACTTCTCATTTTCTAAAGAATTACAGTCTAAGTTAATGGGTCTCCTCAAAGAGTACATCATTCAAAACAAAGAGCTACTTGCTGTAACTAATATCAATGAACTTGATGGTTTGCAAATTACCCTCGAAGATCAAAGCACGATTCTTTTTAGACTCTCTGGAACAGAGCCAAAAATGAGAATTTATCTCGAAGCATATTCAGAAGAAAAACTAAATAAATTATCGCATTTTGCGATTCAAATTCTTAACAAGGCAGGTGGATTAAGTGAAAATTGATTATTCGAATATATTGAGTGAAAATATAGGCATTCGTGGGATACAAAAAGCTGAAATTTTAAAAGAAGAAGATTTACTTAAAACCGTTAAAAATAGAATACTGTCACGAATTAATGATGACTACTATCCCCTAAATCTTCCAGATGCAATGCTCAATGAGGTTCGTGAAATTAAAGACTACGCTTCAAATATAAAAGAAAGATTCGACAATCTTGTAGTAATTGGAATGGGTGGCTCAATTCTCGGTAATGAACTTCTTCATTATTCAATTAACGGTGTATATTCAAATTTAGAAAAATCTAAGAAAATCTATTTCATCGATAATATTGATCCAGAGACAAATATTACACTTCTTAGAAGTCTTGACCTTAAGAAAACGTTTTTCAATATCATAACAAAATCTGGGTCAACAAGTGAGACATTGTTAAATTTACTTTTACTGATCGACCTTTTTAAGAAAGAGGGGCTCAATCCGAAAGACCATTTTCTTTTCACAACTGACCCGGAAAAAGGCTTTCTAAGGAAACTTTCAGAGGAACTTGCGATTAAGACATATCCTATTCATCCGAAAGTGGGCGGTAGATATTCTGTTTTATCGCATGTTGGCCTATTTTCTGCTGCGTTTGAGGATGTTAATATTGAAAAACTCTTACTTTCTGCAAAAAAAAGGAAAGAAAAATTTTTGTCTAAGAAACCAATTGAAGATAGTGCGATGGTTTTTGCTTTGATTCAATACAAATTTTTTAGAGAAAAGGGTGTTAACATAAACGTTTTGTTCTCATATTCTGACGGTCTTGAATATTTAGGCAAGTTTTATGAACAACTCCTTGCAGAAAGCATTGGTAAAAAGTTTACAAGAGATGGACAAGAAATTCATTCAGGTATTACACCTGTTGTCGCAAGGGGACCGTACCATCAGCATTCAACACTCCAACTTTTCATGGAAGGTCCGTATGACAAGTTAATTATTTTCGTTGCACCAAACAAATTTAGAAAAGACATAGAAATTAAGAAAAGCTTAGAACACGATGAAATTAACTTCTTAAGTGGAAAATATTATTCAGAATTACTATTAAACGAATATATTGCAACCAAGATGGCCTTAACTCAGAACGGTAGACCAAACGTTTCGATAGAAATCGAAAAAATAAACGAAGAAACCTTGGGTGAATTAATTTACTTTTTAGAACTCGAAGTGCTTGCTTTGGGAGAGATTCTAAATATAAATCCAATTGATCAACCATCTGTTGAAATTGGTAAAAAATTTACACACGCCTTGATGGGAGATAAAAATTACTCTGAATACCTTAAAACTCTTGAAAAATTAGGAAATGTTGATAAACTAATCCTTGATTAAGGAGATATAAATGAAGAGAAACACCATACTTACAGTAATTTTGCTTTTAATAGTTTCGTTTGTCGCTGGTTATTTTGTAGGGTTCAGATATCCAATAGGAGTTAGTAAAACAAGCTCTCACTTGCTTCTTACGAGAACCGCAGATTACCTTCTTTCAAATTTCTATAAACCCATTACTGAAGAAGAACTCATAAAAGGAATGGTTAACTCTTTGAATGATCCTTATACAGTTTTCATGAATCCAGAAGAAACAAAAGCACTTCAGGAAGAGGTAAAAGGAGAATATGCTGGAATTGGAGTTGTTATAAACAAAAACAAAGAATTAAATTACCCGGAAATTGTAACTGTTTTTAAAGATTCCCCTGCTGAAAAAAGTGGATTGATAAAAGGGGATATTATAGTCGAGGTAAACGGAAAATCTACATACGGCCTCACCTTAGATGAAGTTGCATCAATGGTAAAAGGTAAGGTTGGAACACAGGTAACATTAAAGATAAAAAGAAATAGCACGGAACTTACATTTAACATAATTAGAGCGACCATAAACATACCTTTAACTGAGATAAAGTATCTTGACAATGGTAGGATTGGCTATTTGAGCATTTTTATGTTTTCTGAAGGAGCAGGAAAAGATGTTGAAAAAGCATTAAACGAATTTAAAGAGAAAAATGTACGAGGAATCATTTTAGATTTAAGAGGTAATCCCGGTGGACTTTTGTCTGAATGTGAAAATGTTGCCAGTCAGTTTATTCCAAGTGGAGTTTTACTTTACACAAAAGATAGAAGCGGAAAACTAACACCAATTAATATAAGTGGTAAAAAACTTAGTATTCCAATGGTTGTTCTTGTCGATGGTGGCACTGCAAGTGCTTCAGAAATTTTAACAGGCGCGTTGAAATACTATAAAGTTGCAAAAATTATTGGCGAAAAAACATTTGGTAAAGGCGTTATACAGCAAATTTTCCCTCTTCCTCAGTCATATTCTCTTAAGATAACGGTAGAGGAGTATCTTCTTCCTGACAAATCAAGTATTAATGGAATTGGCATTAAACCAGACATTGAAGTTCAAGATGACCCAAAAACTACACAGGATGAACAATTAGATAAAGCCTTGGAACTTTTAAAACCATGATTATAGTTATATCAGGTCCATCAGGTGTTGGAAAAGGTGCGGTTAGTAAAGAACTTGTTAAACTTGATCCACGTTTTGAAATTGCAATAACTTGCACAACAAGGCATCCAAGAGAAAACGAAATTGATGGTATAGATTATTTTTTTGTAAGCGAAGAATCCTTCAGAAAAATGATAGAAGAAGGGGAATTAGCAGAGTATTCTATTGTCCATGGGAATCTTTATGGTATACCACAAAGATTCGTCGACTTAGGTTTAAATAACGAAAAGGATGTTATCTTTCAAATTGATGTACAAGGAGCAAAAAAAATTAAAAATAAATATGATGAAGCACTTTTAATATTTTTAATGCCACCAAGCATAGAAGCGCTCATCGAAAGACTTAACAAAAGAGGAACCGAAAATTTATCTGAGATAGAAAAAAGAACAAAAAGAGCCAAAGAAGAGATTGAAGAAAGATACCTGTATGACTATGTCGTTGTAAACGATATCTTGGAGAATACAGTTAAAGAGATTTACGAGATAATTTTAAAAGAGCGTAAGCTTCGCATCGGTCTTTAAACTCGCAGGAGTTACAACTTCCATTAACATTGGGTGGAAATTTCCCTTTAAATATATTCTCTGTAATTTCTGTAATTCTCTTTTTACTTTTTTCAATAAGATAAAGTCCAATATCAAAGTTAATTTTTTTCCCTTTCCTTAGATAATGAAAACTGATTTCTTTAATACTTTTCCCGTATTTATAATTGCCTGCAATTTTATAAATTACTGGTTGTAAAATTTCCTCTTCTCTGAATGAATCTGAAAGAAAGTTGTTGGTTTTATAATCAATTATTACAAAATCTTTTCCTACACTATCAACTCGGTCAAGACGTCCTCTCAACTCCAACCCCAAAAACGGAATTGAAAATTCAGATTCAACCTCAAAAGCAGGAGTAAATCCAAAAATGTTTTCTCTATAATAAGCAGTAAGCATTTCTTTGGCTTCATTTTTCGCTTTTATTTCTTCTATTTCGTTTTTATAACCAGCGCTTATCCAGTGCTTATCGAGAAGTTCAATGAGATACTTATAAGGATCTTTCTTAAGAACTTTAAAGTTTTCATTGGGACTATAGAATTTCTCAAGGACTTTGTGAATAGAATTCCCAAGGCTAAAATAAGGTTTTATCTCTGTCTCCAAATTATCAATATAAATAAACTTATATCTTAACGGACATTTTACATATGTTGCGATTTTTGAATAACTCAAGTAGAACTTTTCATTTTCCGCCATAATTCCAATACCTTCTGCTTTAAATCTTCAAAATCTCCACTATTGTCAATAATTACATTAGCACGCTTCATTTTTTCCTCAATTCTCATTTGGGAATTCACTCTTTCTAAAGCTAACTCTTTATCTATATTCTCCCTTTCAATTAATCTTTTTACTTGTAGTTCTTTAGGAGTATATACAACCCAAACTTCATCTGTAAATCTATCCCAATTTGCCTCAATAAGAATCGCAGCATCCACAACAACAACATCGACATTTTCATTTTTTGCTTTTTCTAATTCTTCCAAAAGTCTTTCAGTCATTACAGGTATCATGATGTTGTTCAATTTCTCAAGCATCTTTTTATCGCTAAAGACGATGTTTCCCAATGCACGTCTGTCAAGCTGCTTCCCATTTTGAAAAACGCTTACGCCAAAAGTTTCTCTAATTTTATCGACTACACCCTTATAGTTAGTGTTTTGAATTTCTTTTGCAATACTATCCATATCAATAATTTTTGCACCTAAGTCTCTTAATATTTTTGAAACTGAACTTTTTCCTGAGGCTATATTTCCAGTAAGCCCAATTACCTTCACGTACGTGCCTCCCCAAGGTTTCTACCATAAGAAATATCAACTTCAAGTGGCACACTCAGCTTACAAATATTTTCCATTGTATTTTTAATTAAGGGTAATTTTTCAATGAGTGCATCTCGCTTTATCTCAAACACAAGTTCATCGTGGATCTGCAGTAAAATTCTTATATCTTTTATTTTGTTTTCTATCTCGACCATTGCAAGTTTTATTATATCTGCAGCGCTTCCTTGAATAGGACTATTTATTGCAATTCTTTTTGCACTCTCTCTTATAACACCATTTTTGTCGTCGAGCCCATGTATAAACCGTCTTCTTCCAAATATCGTTCGAGTTTCTCCTTTTTCTTTTGCTAAGACAATCTCTTTTTCAATATATTCTCTTACCATTGGATAACGATTAAAATAACGCTCAATATACTCTTTAGCCTCATCCTTTGAGATACCAATCTGCTTCGAAAGGCCATAAGGAGAAATTCCGTAAATAA contains the following coding sequences:
- a CDS encoding phosphoglucomutase/phosphomannomutase family protein; the protein is MPIKFGTSGWRGIIADDFTFENVRLASAGIAYYLKEIGARSIIVGYDTRFMSEDFAKTSASVVAAYGIEVYFSQYDIPTPVVAFEILDKNADGGINITASHNDYMYNGLKFSNKTGGPALPEETKRIEEITNQIKENKEKIQITNFDEAVSKGLIHIFDKTNYFDNLRKMVDFEKIREKRLRVVYEPFFGTGRRFLPPLIQDITDFEMIHGVRDPLFGKLHPEPIEENLKPLQEAVLKKQANIGISTDGDADRFGFIDSDGSFVPPNIILSIIYHYLLDVRKLKGNVVRTISTTTLLDRIAHAHGFEAIVTPVGFKYIGEALFEKKAIFGGEESGGASLQGWLQEKDGILIDTLVLEIISHYGKSLRQLMNNLFERYGTVHNKRIDFSFSKELQSKLMGLLKEYIIQNKELLAVTNINELDGLQITLEDQSTILFRLSGTEPKMRIYLEAYSEEKLNKLSHFAIQILNKAGGLSEN
- a CDS encoding S41 family peptidase codes for the protein MKRNTILTVILLLIVSFVAGYFVGFRYPIGVSKTSSHLLLTRTADYLLSNFYKPITEEELIKGMVNSLNDPYTVFMNPEETKALQEEVKGEYAGIGVVINKNKELNYPEIVTVFKDSPAEKSGLIKGDIIVEVNGKSTYGLTLDEVASMVKGKVGTQVTLKIKRNSTELTFNIIRATINIPLTEIKYLDNGRIGYLSIFMFSEGAGKDVEKALNEFKEKNVRGIILDLRGNPGGLLSECENVASQFIPSGVLLYTKDRSGKLTPINISGKKLSIPMVVLVDGGTASASEILTGALKYYKVAKIIGEKTFGKGVIQQIFPLPQSYSLKITVEEYLLPDKSSINGIGIKPDIEVQDDPKTTQDEQLDKALELLKP
- a CDS encoding hypothetical protein (catalyzes the formation of D-fructose 6-phosphate from D-glucose 6-phosphate); its protein translation is MKIDYSNILSENIGIRGIQKAEILKEEDLLKTVKNRILSRINDDYYPLNLPDAMLNEVREIKDYASNIKERFDNLVVIGMGGSILGNELLHYSINGVYSNLEKSKKIYFIDNIDPETNITLLRSLDLKKTFFNIITKSGSTSETLLNLLLLIDLFKKEGLNPKDHFLFTTDPEKGFLRKLSEELAIKTYPIHPKVGGRYSVLSHVGLFSAAFEDVNIEKLLLSAKKRKEKFLSKKPIEDSAMVFALIQYKFFREKGVNINVLFSYSDGLEYLGKFYEQLLAESIGKKFTRDGQEIHSGITPVVARGPYHQHSTLQLFMEGPYDKLIIFVAPNKFRKDIEIKKSLEHDEINFLSGKYYSELLLNEYIATKMALTQNGRPNVSIEIEKINEETLGELIYFLELEVLALGEILNINPIDQPSVEIGKKFTHALMGDKNYSEYLKTLEKLGNVDKLILD
- the gmk gene encoding guanylate kinase; its protein translation is MIIVISGPSGVGKGAVSKELVKLDPRFEIAITCTTRHPRENEIDGIDYFFVSEESFRKMIEEGELAEYSIVHGNLYGIPQRFVDLGLNNEKDVIFQIDVQGAKKIKNKYDEALLIFLMPPSIEALIERLNKRGTENLSEIEKRTKRAKEEIEERYLYDYVVVNDILENTVKEIYEIILKERKLRIGL
- a CDS encoding RecB family exonuclease, yielding MAENEKFYLSYSKIATYVKCPLRYKFIYIDNLETEIKPYFSLGNSIHKVLEKFYSPNENFKVLKKDPYKYLIELLDKHWISAGYKNEIEEIKAKNEAKEMLTAYYRENIFGFTPAFEVESEFSIPFLGLELRGRLDRVDSVGKDFVIIDYKTNNFLSDSFREEEILQPVIYKIAGNYKYGKSIKEISFHYLRKGKKINFDIGLYLIEKSKKRITEITENIFKGKFPPNVNGSCNSCEFKDRCEAYALLKLSRKSL
- the coaE gene encoding dephospho-CoA kinase (Dephospho-CoA kinase (CoaE) performs the final step in coenzyme A biosynthesis.), producing the protein MKVIGLTGNIASGKSSVSKILRDLGAKIIDMDSIAKEIQNTNYKGVVDKIRETFGVSVFQNGKQLDRRALGNIVFSDKKMLEKLNNIMIPVMTERLLEELEKAKNENVDVVVVDAAILIEANWDRFTDEVWVVYTPKELQVKRLIERENIDKELALERVNSQMRIEEKMKRANVIIDNSGDFEDLKQKVLELWRKMKSST